The nucleotide sequence CTTTGTTAATAATTCAGCAATTTTAGGGcatgagaattatttttaatgcattaaatcggtgcggggaggggggaggaggcgtcacccccctccaccccctttgGGGAGACCCCCCAGGACAGGGGGGGGTGCGCAGCACCCacctgggcctgatcctgcacccaGGGACTGGGTGGGCTTTACCGTGCTCGTTGGGTGCCTCGTTACTTAATGAGgggctctcccctccccttttggggtggcccccccccccccaattagcTCTGGTCTGTGGTAATTAGTGCAGGGGGCAGCTGGGGGTTACTGGGGAAACTGAGCTGGGTGTGGGGGGCATACTGGTgaaactgggaggcactgggctggggGTTACTGAGGAAACACCTGGGTGTGagggggatactgggaggcactgggctgggggttactgggggtactgggagacactgggcTGGGGGTTACTGGGGAaagtgggaggcactgggctgggtGTATGGGGGATGCTGGGTtttactggggatactgggaggttTTGGAGGAATACTGGAGAAACTGGacagccctgggctgcagggttgtatgggggtggggggggggtgggggggagtggtTACAGGGAGTACTGGGAGCTGTTGAGGTGCACTGGGGGTACTGGGAGCACCAGTGAGGTTGAACTGGGACGTCAGACTGGgtgtactgggagcactgggtgacatggtggcagggctggggtgcggGACACTGGCCTGAGTGTAGCTGGGATACTGGGAGCCACTGCGACCAGTGGGCTGAAGgtactgggaagcactgggagccACTGGAGgctactgggagcactgggttgGGGATACTGGGGAGCTACTGGGCCAGCAGGCCGTGACTGGGGGTCACTGGGGTCACCGGCCGGGGTAGGCCGCGCCGCCACACTTCCCATCATCCCCCGCGGCCGCGCCGCCACACTTCCCAGCAACCCCCGCGGCCAGACGCGGGATAGGCTGAGCCGTCGTCCCCGCCCCTGTAGGCGGGTTCTGCTCCTGCGCTCCGTCCAATGGGAGCGGCCacccccttcctttccccacGCGGATTGGCGTAGAGGGGGCGGAGCGCGGTCCAATGGGAGCGCCCGGGGCGGGGctgggcggcgggcggcgggttcggaggcggcggcgggggatgAGCGCGGAGCGGGCGCGGGAGATCCGCCGTGAGTCGGGGGAAGCGGGGCCTACGCGGGGCCTCGGGGCTTACGTGGGGTCTACACGGGACCCCGGAGCCCTCCCCGGCCTCCCTCGGCCCGGGGCACCCCCGAGCTtccccccgggcccggcccctcTCAGCCCTCGGGCTCGCCCGGGCCTCCTCAGGTGGCCCCTCTGCCCCCtcacccccgccccgggctccTTCACCCCATCCCGGGGTCTCTTACACACACCCCCGGTTCCCTTCCGCCCCCCAGGCTCCTTCATCCCCCCCCCGGTTCCCTCACACCCCCCGGGACtccttcatccccccccccctccggttcCTTCACCCCTCCCCGGGCTCTTTCacacccccccagctccccaatGCCCCCACCTCGGGTCTCGTCCCCCACCAGTGCCACCACACACACGCACCACCCCCCCCGGGAGGGTCCTGCCCTGGGCCCAGACTGGTTtggagggggggacgggactggggtgggcaggggggtcCCCACCAGCCCAGAGCCATGTTGGGGTACATGTAGGTgccggggagggaggggtgtcTTACCAGGCTGAGCTTCCCCCCCCGCCGCTCACCCCACAGAGCtgcagaaggcaaaggagaaagccCAGCGTAGCGGGAGCCTGGTGGAAGAGGCCGCGGTTTGTAACCAGCTGGGCGAGATTTTGGCAAGCCATGGTACGTCCTCGCGGCTCTGGCCTCCGCCCCCACAATGGGGGTACGCGGgaagccccccccacccctctgacagccccccccccatcatGATCGCCTGCAGGACGCTACGAGGAGGCCCTGGAGGAGCAtcggcaggagctgcagctgctggagggagccGGGGACAGGATCGGCTGTGCCGTGGCTCACCGCAAGATCGGCGAGCGCCTGGCTGAGCTGGAAAACTACGAGGCGGCGCTGAAGGTGGGGTTCCAGTcctcggggcaggggggggtgtctgcagggggagaggagggactCAGGCTTCTCGCCCCCCCAGCACCAACACCAGCACCTGGAGCTGGCCCGGTCCCTCTCGGATGACACGGAACAACAACGAGCCTGGGCCACCATCGGCCGGACATACATGTTCATCGCCGACAGCCGCTCGccgggggaggaggcggcggtgcCGGCACTGCGCGAGGCCGAGCGGGCTTTCCGCACCAGCTTGGCTATCGTGGAGGAGAAACTGGAAGGTGAGGCTGCGCTGGGCGGTCTCAGAGGGACGTCTCAGTCCCGGGGGAGCTTCGTCAGCTCCCGGAGCTGCCGTTTTTTCACCAGGAGCCGTGCCGAACCGGGAGCTGACGGAGATGAGGACCCGGCTCTACCTCAATTTGGGTTTGGTCTACGACAGCCTGAAGGAACCAGCCAAGTGCGACCACTACATCAAGAAAAGCATCTTCCTCTCTGAGTAAGGACTAGCGGGGTGGGTAGGAGCGGTCCGGCAGCGGGTTCGGGGGGAATCCGGCAGCGACGGTGGTTCTGTTTGCAGGCAGGGACAGCTTTACGAAGATCTCTACCGCGCTTACTTCAACCTGGGGAACATCCACCTGCGCGAGGGCGAACACTCCGGGGCTCTGCGCTGCCTGGCCCGGGCGCGTGATTGTGCCCGCAAGATGAAGGAGAAGGGGATGGAGAGCGAATGCTGCGGCAGCACGGCCCAGGtgggggctggggaagaggggTAGGGGCGGCTCTGGACCTCTCCCCGCATTACCCTGGGGTTTGGTGCGCCTCTGACGGGTGTCCTTGCTGTCACCCAGGTCCTGCTGAGTTTGGGTGACTTTGCGGCCGCCAAGCGCTCACTGAAGCAAGCCTACGTGCTGGGCTCACGGCAACCCTGGCAGCGAGACCTCATCCGTTCCAACCTCCGCTACGGTGAGCCGGTGACGGTGGCATTCCCAGGGGAGGGACAATGGTCCGGGGAGGCTGCCGAacccctcccagccctcctctATTCCCTCCGTCCCCTTCTGTGCTGCTGCGGGTCAGGGCTGGGAGGACACAGACAGGTCCCCGGGTGACACTTGAGGGGTCACCGAGCCCCCCAAGGGCTCTGGGTGTCCCCGGCCTGCCctgatggccacccctgcagccaccAAGGTGACGCGGCTGCAGGAGGCTCTGGAAGAGGCAGCGGCTAGTGACCTGCCGGCCGCCCTGGCCCTCTGCGAGCAGCTGGGGGACGCCTTCTCCAAGCACGGGGACTACCGCCGGGCCGTGGAGTACTACCAGAAGCAGGtgagtggggatggggaggggtttgggggggtcctgggggttcGTCCCCACTgatgggggggtccctgggggcagCTGAGCTTCGCCCAGGCGCTGCAGAGGCCGGCGGGGGAACTGGCGGTCATCCACGTCTCGCTGGCCACCACCTTTGGGGACTTGAGGGATCACACGCGAGCCGTCCACCATTACCGGCAGGAGCTCGCTCTGCACCGGGGCAACGCGCTGGAGGCGAgctggggcctgggggggggtctcTTTGGGTCCCTGGGCGGTTTCTTGGGCCTCTGAGGTGCTCCCTGGGGGGCTTCCCAGGTCCTCGGGGGGGGTTTCCTGAATACCTGGGGGTGCTCCTTCGGTCCTTGAGAGAATCTCTGGGACCCTGGGGGATTCATCGGGTCCCTGGGGGGGCTCCTTGGGGGTCGGAGGGATTCATCGGGTCCCTGGGGGGGATTCATCGAGTCCTTGGGAGCTGGAGGGATTCATCAGGTCCCTGGGTGGGGTTCTCCAGGTCCTTGGGGTCCTTAGAGGGGCTCCTTGGGTCCCTGTGGAGGGTCATCAggtgctggggggtccctggggaggctcCCTGAGTCCCTGGGGGGTGTCATTGGGTCCCTGGGGGGGCTGCTTGGGGACTGGAGGGATTCATCAGGTCCCTGGGGGGGTTCCGcaggtccctggggggggtcaTCAGGTGCTGGGGGGGACTTACTGGGGCCCTGGGGGGTTCCTCAGTCACTGGGGGGGCTCCCTGGGTCCCTCAGCTGCAGGGGGGGGTGCACAGCAGCTGTGGGGGGGGACCTGTGGTGTGATGTGCCCTTGTCTCCCCTGGGAGGGTGTGGGACTGGGGGCTGCCCCTGGGGAGGGTTTATAGCTCAGTGTGgggacccccatgtcccctggcggggggggggggggggggtctgtggcTCGGCGTGGCCCCCCCGCCACGTCCCCAGGGCTGGGCACTGACTCCCAGTGGGGCCCAGGAAGGAAAGACGTGGCTGAACATCGCACTGGCcatggaagagacaggcgaaccCAACGCCGAGCTCCAGCCCTGCTTCCAAACCGCGCTGGAGCGAGCGGAGGCGGCCGGAGACCCCCGGCTGCAGGTGAGTGGGGGGCAGAacggggatggggacccccccccagagTCCTCCTTTGGGCTGGGGGCCgacctttctccctcctcttcctccccagcgGCAGATCCTGCAGCACCTCCACTCGCTGCAGCTGCGGGACGGCGACACCGAGGCCGCTGCCGACACCATGGCCCgactggggaggctgggggggtctgctgaggaggaggaggaggaagaaccgGAGAGCAGCGAGGCTCAGGATGAGAGCGAGCTGGAGCTGTCGGAGAGTGGTGAGGGGGCTCTGGGGGTGCGGGGTCCCTGGTAGTGTCCCCACAGGGTGGGGTCTTCTTCACAGACGGGGGTCTCCCTCACGGTGGGGGGCGTCTCTCTCACGGTGGGGGGCGTCTCTTCCAGAGGGGGAGGAAGATGAACTCGATGGCTACAGCAAGAGTGTCCCCGGGCGCCGGCGTATCAGCAAGGTGAGAGATGCCGGGTCTCCCCCCGACACCCACCAAGAGGGGTAGGGGGGGTCTCCCCTTCCTCCAACACCCCCaaagaggggtggggggggtcccccaggTGTCGGGGTGCATCCCCGGGGGTCCCCATCATGTCCTCCCTCCCCATGCTGGCAGTGGAACCGGCGGAACGAGCGGGGTGAGACGCCCCTGCACCGTGCCTGCATCGAGGGCGACCTGCGCCGCGTCCAGCTCTTCCTCAGGCAGGTGGGCGAGGGGACCAGGGGGGATCCCCCACGCTGCGAGGGGGGGTCCCGTGGGACCCATGGGTGTTTTTGGAGTGGGGGGGGAGACCGTAACCCATGCGTGTCCCCCTCCTCTTTTCTAGGGGCACCCCCTGAACCCCCGTGATTACTGCGGCTGGACCCCGCTGCACGAGGCTTGCAACCACGGGCACCTGGGtgagttggagggggggggggacggggatgaAGACAAAGCCTCCCCCGGGGTGCAGGTAGAGCCCCCTCTCATCCTCACTGCCGTCTTCTCCTGTCCCCCAGAGATCGTCCGGCTGCTGCTGGACCGCGGAGCGGCGTTGGACGACCCCGGGGGGCCGGGCTGCGAGGGCATTACCCCCCTGCACGACGCTCTCAGCTGCGGCCATTTCGAGGTGGCCGAGCTGCTGGTGCGGCGCGGAGCTTCAGTGACGGCCAGGAACGCCAGGGTGAGCTTGCCGGGATCGGAGAAGCGGGGGGGGAGCCCCAatacggggctgggggggacacgctGGGAGAGCCTTGTGTCCTGttgcccccccacctcctccccgtAGGGCTTGACGCCGCTGGGGACGCTGGAGGAGTGGGTGAGCACTTACAGCAAAGAGCTGGACCAGGAGACGCGGCAGCGATGCCGGGCGGCCGAGCGCCTGCTCAAGGAGACGGCGGCGGGACGAGGTGGGATGCGGCACAGTGGGACCCCAttcccctctgctttttttggggggggggtctgcggTAGACTGAGggtgctggtgtgtgtgtgtccccgccaGCAGCCCCGCCGCAGCTCTCCCAGGACTCGCCGCTGTTCGACACCGAACTTTCCGAGCGCCAAGTCCCGCGGCCGCACTCCCCGCCGGCGGCAGAGCCGGACAATGGTGACATGTCACCGCTGAGGCCGGTGAAGAAGCGGCAGCGGGTGTTGGGGCTCGGCAGGCAGGAGGGAAtggggccggggccagggccgGAGCCGGCTGAGTACGAAGCCGCCATCCGGGGTCTGGGCAGCTCCAAATCCCTTCTTGGTGGCAGCACCGAGATGGCGTGCCGGCAACCGGCACCGCGGCCGGCCCTCATCCCAGCTGAGCAGTACCTGGAAGAGGAGGACTGGCTGGAAGACGACCTTGGGGAGTCCCGGGGGGGCCGTAAGCGGCCACGCCGGGAACCCCAGGAACCGGCAACCATTTCAGGGGACAGCACGGGCCCGGAGAGCGACAATGAGGTCCCCGCTCCGAGCCGGCaccagccccggcgctgccggaCTGTGCAGAGCCGGCTCACCCGCCTGGTGGAAAGGATCCCGCTGGGGCGCTCCCGGGAACGCCGGCTCCCCGAGGCAGCTGGGACCTCCCTCCCCAATGAGGCTGAGGACGAGGGAAgccccccctgcctgcctgcgccATTGCCTGCGCCGCTGCCTGCGCCGCTGCCTGCCGTCCTGCCTGCCCTCCGTGTGCGAGTCCGGGTCCAGGACAACGTCTTCCTCATACCTGTGCCCCAGAGGTAAGAGCTTTGTCCCACTCCTCTTCGGGACCCCCGTGCCGGGTGGCAGCGCTCACCGATgacccccctttccccttccccggTCCTGCTGTCGCGGCAGTGAGAGCCGTGCCGTGAGCTGGCTGGCGGAGCAGGCGGCCGAGCGGTATTACCAAACCTGTGGGCTGCTGCCACGGCTCATCCTCAAGAAAGAGGGGGCTCTCCTGGCCCCCCAGGACCTGGTGGGGGACGTCCTGCAGAGCAACGAGGAGGTGAGCGCACAGCCCAGCCCCATGCTGGGTATCGCCGGCGATTCCGGCGGTGGTGTTGGTGACGGCTCCGGCATTGCAGGTGCTGGCGGAGGTGCAGTGCTGGGACCTGCCGCCCCTGGCCGAGCGGTACCGCAGGGCTTGCCAGAGCCTGGCATTGGGTAAGgacccccccgtgtcccctccccggGTGGTGGGCAAGGACCCCCGGCCTCTCCCTGGTCCCCTTGGGCCACCAAAGGCCACCGACACCTTCCACCCCCACCCGGCAGAACCTCACCCGCTGCTGCTGAAGCTGacggagctgcaggagcagagcccgGGGCTGGGGGTCGAGGGGGGCCTGGCCCTgcgccccccccacctccccccgcTGCTGCGGGCCCTCAAGCTGCAAGCACCGCTGCGGCAGCTCCGGTTGCGCGGCTGCGGATTGCCAGACGCCATGGCCGGCGACCTGCTGGCTACCTTGGCCACCCTGCCTGCCCTCACCCTCCTCGACCTGGCTGGGAACCGTCT is from Accipiter gentilis chromosome 2, bAccGen1.1, whole genome shotgun sequence and encodes:
- the TONSL gene encoding tonsoku-like protein isoform X3; amino-acid sequence: MSAERAREIRQLQKAKEKAQRSGSLVEEAAVCNQLGEILASHGRYEEALEEHRQELQLLEGAGDRIGCAVAHRKIGERLAELENYEAALKHQHQHLELARSLSDDTEQQRAWATIGRTYMFIADSRSPGEEAAVPALREAERAFRTSLAIVEEKLEGAVPNRELTEMRTRLYLNLGLVYDSLKEPAKCDHYIKKSIFLSEQGQLYEDLYRAYFNLGNIHLREGEHSGALRCLARARDCARKMKEKGMESECCGSTAQVLLSLGDFAAAKRSLKQAYVLGSRQPWQRDLIRSNLRYATKVTRLQEALEEAAASDLPAALALCEQLGDAFSKHGDYRRAVEYYQKQLSFAQALQRPAGELAVIHVSLATTFGDLRDHTRAVHHYRQELALHRGNALEEGKTWLNIALAMEETGEPNAELQPCFQTALERAEAAGDPRLQRQILQHLHSLQLRDGDTEAAADTMARLGRLGGSAEEEEEEEPESSEAQDESELELSESEGEEDELDGYSKSVPGRRRISKWNRRNERGETPLHRACIEGDLRRVQLFLRQGHPLNPRDYCGWTPLHEACNHGHLEIVRLLLDRGAALDDPGGPGCEGITPLHDALSCGHFEVAELLVRRGASVTARNARGLTPLGTLEEWVSTYSKELDQETRQRCRAAERLLKETAAGRAAPPQLSQDSPLFDTELSERQVPRPHSPPAAEPDNGDMSPLRPVKKRQRVLGLGRQEGMGPGPGPEPAEYEAAIRGLGSSKSLLGGSTEMACRQPAPRPALIPAEQYLEEEDWLEDDLGESRGGRKRPRREPQEPATISGDSTGPESDNEVPAPSRHQPRRCRTVQSRLTRLVERIPLGRSRERRLPEAAGTSLPNEAEDEGSPPCLPAPLPAPLPAPLPAVLPALRVRVRVQDNVFLIPVPQSESRAVSWLAEQAAERYYQTCGLLPRLILKKEGALLAPQDLVGDVLQSNEEVLAEVQCWDLPPLAERYRRACQSLALEPHPLLLKLTELQEQSPGLGVEGGLALRPPHLPPLLRALKLQAPLRQLRLRGCGLPDAMAGDLLATLATLPALTLLDLAGNRLGAQGLRQLLPRHPDAAGAFQSLEELDLSLNPLGDASCRPLVLLLQSCPVLTTLRLQACGFTDAFSLEGAVRLQNLALSYNALGTVGLERLLGGLPCRSLGRLELGSVAGPGPRPLTRTLCRYLAQEGCILSHLTFSGNRLGDSDILEVARCLPACPALVSLDFSANPGISAAGLRMLLSALEERSQGLQFLSLAGMVTAEAMAQAGMGWASPRGPNGSPFLLPRLFRGGSVGQRDLGQNHWQDPGSPALRSARQPQRPAKCWQSLVWSCRHSTQHRHAAP
- the TONSL gene encoding tonsoku-like protein isoform X1, yielding MSAERAREIRQLQKAKEKAQRSGSLVEEAAVCNQLGEILASHGRYEEALEEHRQELQLLEGAGDRIGCAVAHRKIGERLAELENYEAALKHQHQHLELARSLSDDTEQQRAWATIGRTYMFIADSRSPGEEAAVPALREAERAFRTSLAIVEEKLEGAVPNRELTEMRTRLYLNLGLVYDSLKEPAKCDHYIKKSIFLSEQGQLYEDLYRAYFNLGNIHLREGEHSGALRCLARARDCARKMKEKGMESECCGSTAQVLLSLGDFAAAKRSLKQAYVLGSRQPWQRDLIRSNLRYATKVTRLQEALEEAAASDLPAALALCEQLGDAFSKHGDYRRAVEYYQKQLSFAQALQRPAGELAVIHVSLATTFGDLRDHTRAVHHYRQELALHRGNALEEGKTWLNIALAMEETGEPNAELQPCFQTALERAEAAGDPRLQRQILQHLHSLQLRDGDTEAAADTMARLGRLGGSAEEEEEEEPESSEAQDESELELSESEGEEDELDGYSKSVPGRRRISKWNRRNERGETPLHRACIEGDLRRVQLFLRQGHPLNPRDYCGWTPLHEACNHGHLEIVRLLLDRGAALDDPGGPGCEGITPLHDALSCGHFEVAELLVRRGASVTARNARGLTPLGTLEEWVSTYSKELDQETRQRCRAAERLLKETAAGRAAPPQLSQDSPLFDTELSERQVPRPHSPPAAEPDNGDMSPLRPVKKRQRVLGLGRQEGMGPGPGPEPAEYEAAIRGLGSSKSLLGGSTEMACRQPAPRPALIPAEQYLEEEDWLEDDLGESRGGRKRPRREPQEPATISGDSTGPESDNEVPAPSRHQPRRCRTVQSRLTRLVERIPLGRSRERRLPEAAGTSLPNEAEDEGSPPCLPAPLPAPLPAPLPAVLPALRVRVRVQDNVFLIPVPQSESRAVSWLAEQAAERYYQTCGLLPRLILKKEGALLAPQDLVGDVLQSNEEVLAEVQCWDLPPLAERYRRACQSLALEPHPLLLKLTELQEQSPGLGVEGGLALRPPHLPPLLRALKLQAPLRQLRLRGCGLPDAMAGDLLATLATLPALTLLDLAGNRLGAQGLRQLLPRHPDAAGAFQSLEELDLSLNPLGDASCRPLVLLLQSCPVLTTLRLQACGFTDAFSLEGAVRLQNLALSYNALGTVGLERLLGGLPCRSLGRLELGSVAGPGPRPLTRTLCRYLAQEGCILSHLTFSGNRLGDSDILEVARWGDKGTTGGDRLGGVLAAGSFSISQGRPPRRLQHGNTVCQGHREWRRPPLGTRRGHPCHLPPHPQVPPCLPSTGFPGFLGQSRDQRRGAADAAFRPGREEPGAPVPQSGRLFRGGSVGQRDLGQNHWQDPGSPALRSARQPQRPAKCWQSLVWSCRHSTQHRHAAP
- the TONSL gene encoding tonsoku-like protein isoform X4 — protein: MSAERAREIRQLQKAKEKAQRSGSLVEEAAVCNQLGEILASHGRYEEALEEHRQELQLLEGAGDRIGCAVAHRKIGERLAELENYEAALKHQHQHLELARSLSDDTEQQRAWATIGRTYMFIADSRSPGEEAAVPALREAERAFRTSLAIVEEKLEGAVPNRELTEMRTRLYLNLGLVYDSLKEPAKCDHYIKKSIFLSEQGQLYEDLYRAYFNLGNIHLREGEHSGALRCLARARDCARKMKEKGMESECCGSTAQVLLSLGDFAAAKRSLKQAYVLGSRQPWQRDLIRSNLRYATKVTRLQEALEEAAASDLPAALALCEQLGDAFSKHGDYRRAVEYYQKQLSFAQALQRPAGELAVIHVSLATTFGDLRDHTRAVHHYRQELALHRGNALEEGKTWLNIALAMEETGEPNAELQPCFQTALERAEAAGDPRLQRQILQHLHSLQLRDGDTEAAADTMARLGRLGGSAEEEEEEEPESSEAQDESELELSESEGEEDELDGYSKSVPGRRRISKWNRRNERGETPLHRACIEGDLRRVQLFLRQGHPLNPRDYCGWTPLHEACNHGHLEIVRLLLDRGAALDDPGGPGCEGITPLHDALSCGHFEVAELLVRRGASVTARNARGLTPLGTLEEWVSTYSKELDQETRQRCRAAERLLKETAAGRAAPPQLSQDSPLFDTELSERQVPRPHSPPAAEPDNGDMSPLRPVKKRQRVLGLGRQEGMGPGPGPEPAEYEAAIRGLGSSKSLLGGSTEMACRQPAPRPALIPAEQYLEEEDWLEDDLGESRGGRKRPRREPQEPATISGDSTGPESDNEVPAPSRHQPRRCRTVQSRLTRLVERIPLGRSRERRLPEAAGTSLPNEAEDEGSPPCLPAPLPAPLPAPLPAVLPALRVRVRVQDNVFLIPVPQSESRAVSWLAEQAAERYYQTCGLLPRLILKKEGALLAPQDLVGDVLQSNEEVLAEVQCWDLPPLAERYRRACQSLALEPHPLLLKLTELQEQSPGLGVEGGLALRPPHLPPLLRALKLQAPLRQLRLRGCGLPDAMAGDLLATLATLPALTLLDLAGNRLGAQGLRQLLPRHPDAAGAFQSLEELDLSLNPLGDASCRPLVLLLQSCPVLTTLRLQACGFTDAFSLEGAVRLQNLALSYNALGTVGLERLLGGLPCRSLGRLELGSVAGPGPRPLTRTLCRYLAQEGCILSHLTFSGNRLGDSDILEVARCLPACPALVSLDFSANPGISAAGLRMLLSALEERSQGLQFLSLAGCSVEGPLDNVTWARTTGKIQDLRLCGQHVSRSDQQNAGKAWCGPAGTALSTVMRHHKLFCKSL
- the TONSL gene encoding tonsoku-like protein isoform X2, whose product is MSAERAREIRQLQKAKEKAQRSGSLVEEAAVCNQLGEILASHGRYEEALEEHRQELQLLEGAGDRIGCAVAHRKIGERLAELENYEAALKHQHQHLELARSLSDDTEQQRAWATIGRTYMFIADSRSPGEEAAVPALREAERAFRTSLAIVEEKLEGAVPNRELTEMRTRLYLNLGLVYDSLKEPAKCDHYIKKSIFLSEQGQLYEDLYRAYFNLGNIHLREGEHSGALRCLARARDCARKMKEKGMESECCGSTAQVLLSLGDFAAAKRSLKQAYVLGSRQPWQRDLIRSNLRYATKVTRLQEALEEAAASDLPAALALCEQLGDAFSKHGDYRRAVEYYQKQLSFAQALQRPAGELAVIHVSLATTFGDLRDHTRAVHHYRQELALHRGNALEEGKTWLNIALAMEETGEPNAELQPCFQTALERAEAAGDPRLQRQILQHLHSLQLRDGDTEAAADTMARLGRLGGSAEEEEEEEPESSEAQDESELELSESEGEEDELDGYSKSVPGRRRISKWNRRNERGETPLHRACIEGDLRRVQLFLRQGHPLNPRDYCGWTPLHEACNHGHLEIVRLLLDRGAALDDPGGPGCEGITPLHDALSCGHFEVAELLVRRGASVTARNARGLTPLGTLEEWVSTYSKELDQETRQRCRAAERLLKETAAGRAPPQLSQDSPLFDTELSERQVPRPHSPPAAEPDNGDMSPLRPVKKRQRVLGLGRQEGMGPGPGPEPAEYEAAIRGLGSSKSLLGGSTEMACRQPAPRPALIPAEQYLEEEDWLEDDLGESRGGRKRPRREPQEPATISGDSTGPESDNEVPAPSRHQPRRCRTVQSRLTRLVERIPLGRSRERRLPEAAGTSLPNEAEDEGSPPCLPAPLPAPLPAPLPAVLPALRVRVRVQDNVFLIPVPQSESRAVSWLAEQAAERYYQTCGLLPRLILKKEGALLAPQDLVGDVLQSNEEVLAEVQCWDLPPLAERYRRACQSLALEPHPLLLKLTELQEQSPGLGVEGGLALRPPHLPPLLRALKLQAPLRQLRLRGCGLPDAMAGDLLATLATLPALTLLDLAGNRLGAQGLRQLLPRHPDAAGAFQSLEELDLSLNPLGDASCRPLVLLLQSCPVLTTLRLQACGFTDAFSLEGAVRLQNLALSYNALGTVGLERLLGGLPCRSLGRLELGSVAGPGPRPLTRTLCRYLAQEGCILSHLTFSGNRLGDSDILEVARWGDKGTTGGDRLGGVLAAGSFSISQGRPPRRLQHGNTVCQGHREWRRPPLGTRRGHPCHLPPHPQVPPCLPSTGFPGFLGQSRDQRRGAADAAFRPGREEPGAPVPQSGRLFRGGSVGQRDLGQNHWQDPGSPALRSARQPQRPAKCWQSLVWSCRHSTQHRHAAP